The genomic segment AAAGCCATATTTAGTCGAAGGTATTTTAGATAAAGATGATAATTTAATAAAAGAGTTTAAAACTGATAAAAAGAGAGTATTTAGTGAAACAACAGCAAAAATAGTTAAGAATGAAATGAGGCAGGTTGTTTTGAAGGGAACAGGAATAAAGGCCTATGAGTCAGATCTTGATATAGGAGGTAAAACTGGTTCGGCAACAGGTAGTGAAGGTAAAACCCATGGATGGTTTGCTGGATATTTTAGTGCAGGAGGAAAAAACTATACTATGGTAGTATTTACTCCAGATATACAGATGGATAAGGATGCTAATAATGAAGATCTTGGTGGTGGTGATACTGCAGCACCAATATTTAAAGATATAGTTAAAACTTTAAATGCAAAGTAATAGAACTTAAGCATTACTATATTATATATAGTGAGATAATAAATTTACATTTAGATTTCTAGTAAATTAAGTGCTAAATTAAGCTTGGAATATAGAAATTTAATTATAATATATATATTATAAAAAATTAATTCATAATAATATATATAGGGATATCAGCAGCTATAAACTAAATGACTTTATTATAGATAGCCAATTTAAGAATTCAACCTGCTGCTTAGAACCTTCAGCGATATTTTCATAGCTTTTCGGAATCAAAATATTTATGATTCCGGTGAGGTATGCGCATAAGTATAGATTATAGTTGGTTTATCTATAATAGTGAATCATACCATTTAGAACCTATATGTTAAAATATAAATATAAAAAATAAAAATGTATAAGCAACTTTTTTGGTACTCCAACATATTATAATATCAAGCACTGCTATGGAGGAAAAAGGTGTTTATATTAAATAGCTTTATAGACCTAATATTAAATTCACTATTCTTAACTGGATATGTAACAAATAATAATACATTTCCACTACCTTTAGATGAAACAGAAGAACAAATGTATTTAAAAAAATTCAAAGAAGGAGATAAAAATGCCAAAAGTATTTTAATTGAAAGAAACTTAAGATTAGTAGCTCATATAGTAAAAAAATATTCTTTTCCTAATAAGGATGTAGATGAATTAATTTCAATTGGTACTGTTGGATTAATAAAAGCTATCGATTCTTTCGATGCAGGGAAGGGTACTAGACTTGCAACTTATGCTTCTAGATGTATAGAAAATGAGATCCTAATGCTGTTTAGAAATAGTAAAAAGCAAAAAAGTGAAGTTTATCTTCAAGATCCAATCGGAGTCGATAAAGAAGGAAATGAATTTTGTCTTATGGAT from the Clostridium beijerinckii genome contains:
- the sigK gene encoding RNA polymerase sporulation sigma factor SigK, producing the protein MFILNSFIDLILNSLFLTGYVTNNNTFPLPLDETEEQMYLKKFKEGDKNAKSILIERNLRLVAHIVKKYSFPNKDVDELISIGTVGLIKAIDSFDAGKGTRLATYASRCIENEILMLFRNSKKQKSEVYLQDPIGVDKEGNEFCLMDILSSEKDSVLEKVESNLQVRALYKKLIESLTKRESAIIIMRYGLIDGKCKTQREIAVNLGISRSYVSRIEKKALKKLKKELFTKN